A region of Deltaproteobacteria bacterium DNA encodes the following proteins:
- a CDS encoding hemolysin III, translated as MATPSVSDPVAVHREPLKPRLRGVSHEYAFFVSLLAGAALILAAPSARAALAATVYALSLSALFGVSALYHRVTWSVPVRRWMRRLDHSMIFLLIAGTYTPFGLLALSDTLAVVVLTVVWSGALAGMALNLIWIDAPKWFSAMVYTSLGWVAIVALPQLVSQIGSTATGLLALGGVLYSAGAAVYGLRRPNPVPAVFGYHEVFHALVIAAAAAQYAVIAFYLLPRS; from the coding sequence GTGGCAACCCCTTCCGTCTCGGACCCCGTCGCCGTCCACCGAGAGCCTCTCAAGCCGCGACTTCGGGGCGTGTCGCACGAGTATGCCTTCTTCGTCTCCCTACTCGCCGGTGCCGCGCTCATCCTCGCGGCCCCGAGCGCGAGAGCTGCGCTCGCCGCGACCGTCTATGCGCTCAGCCTCTCGGCGCTGTTCGGGGTGAGTGCGCTCTACCACCGGGTGACGTGGTCGGTTCCCGTGCGCCGCTGGATGCGGCGGCTCGACCATTCGATGATCTTCCTGCTGATTGCCGGCACGTACACGCCGTTCGGCCTGTTGGCGCTCTCGGACACGCTCGCCGTCGTCGTGCTCACCGTGGTGTGGAGCGGCGCGCTCGCTGGGATGGCGCTGAACCTGATCTGGATCGACGCGCCGAAGTGGTTCAGCGCGATGGTGTACACCTCGCTCGGCTGGGTCGCCATCGTGGCCCTGCCGCAGCTCGTCTCGCAGATCGGCTCGACCGCGACCGGGCTCCTTGCGCTCGGCGGCGTGCTCTACTCGGCCGGGGCCGCTGTCTACGGGCTCCGACGCCCGAACCCCGTGCCGGCGGTGTTTGGCTACCACGAGGTGTTCCACGCGCTGGTGATCGCGGCCGCGGCTGCGCAGTACGCCGTCATCGCTTTCTACCTCCTCCCGCGTAGCTAA